The following coding sequences lie in one Portunus trituberculatus isolate SZX2019 chromosome 26, ASM1759143v1, whole genome shotgun sequence genomic window:
- the LOC123509235 gene encoding protein TRACHEARY ELEMENT DIFFERENTIATION-RELATED 7A-like, which produces MVHSGPGPETPGQPTAPHRNSRPPHSPSQPPQKHSPPQPLTETPDHLTAPHRNSRPAYSPTAPTQASPHRNSRPPHSPSQKLQTTPQPLTETPGQPTAPNSPHRNSRPAHSPSQPQTQPQPPQKLQINPQSPHSNPGHPN; this is translated from the exons ATGGTACACAGCGGCCCTGGACCAG AAACTCCAGGCCAGCCCACAGCCCCTCACAGAAACTCCAGGCCACCCCACAGCCCCTCACAGCCCCCACAGAAACACAGCCCCCCACAGCCCCTCACAGAAACTCCAGACCACCTCACAGCCCCTCACAGAAATTCCAGGCCAGCCTACAGCCCCACAGCCCCCACTCAGGCCAGCCCTCACAGAAACTCCAGGCCACCCCACAGCCCCTCACAGAAACTCCAGACCACCCCACAGCCCCTCACAGAAACTCCAGGCCAGCCTACAGCCCCTAACAGCCCCCACAGAAACTCCAGGCCAGCCCACAGCCCCTCACAGCCCCAAACTCAGCCACAGCCCCCACAGAAACTCCAGATTAACCCTCAAAGCCCCCACAGTAACCCAGGCCACCCCAATTAG